Proteins from one Capricornis sumatraensis isolate serow.1 chromosome 2, serow.2, whole genome shotgun sequence genomic window:
- the UROD gene encoding uroporphyrinogen decarboxylase: protein MEAKESRPQGFPELKNDTFLRAAWGEETDYTPVWCMRQAGRYLPEFRETRAAQDFFSTCRSPEACCELTLQPLRRFPLDAAIIFSDILVVPQALGMEVTMVPGKGPSFPEPLREERDLERLRDPATVASELGYVFQAITLTRQQLAGRVPLIGFAGAPWTLMTYMVEGGGSSTMSQAKRWLYQRPQASHQLLRILTDALVPYLVGQVAAGAQALQLFESHAGHLGPQLFSKFALPYIRDVSKRVKAGLQEAGLAPVPMIIFAKDGHFALEELAQAGYEVVGLDWTVAPEKARERVGKTVTLQGNLDPCALYASEEEIGKLVQQMLNDFGPQRYIANLGHGLYPDMDPEHVGAFVDAVHKHSRLLRQN, encoded by the exons ATGGAGGCGAAAGAGTCTAG ACCTCAGGGTTTTCCGGAGCTTAAGAATGACACCTTCCTGAGAGCAGCCTGGGGAGAAGAAACAGACTACACTCCTGTTTGGTGCATGCGGCAGGCAGGACGCTACTTAccag AGTTTAGGGAAACTCGGGCTGCCCAGGACTTTTTCAGCACCTGTCGCTCCCCAGAAGCCTGCTGTGAACTTACCCTGCAG CCACTGCGTCGCTTCCCTCTGGATGCTGCCATCATCTTCTCCGACATCCTTGTCGTACCCCAG GCACTGGGCATGGAGGTGACCATGGTGCCCGGCAAAGGGCCCAGCTTCCCAGAACCATTAAGAGAAGAGCGGGACTTAGAGCGCCTCCGGGATCCAGCAACAGTGGCCTCTGAGCTGGGCTATGTGTTCCAGGCCATCACCCTCACTCGACAGCAGCTGGCTGGGCGTGTGCCACTGATTGGCTTTGCTGGTGCCCCG TGGACTCTGATGACATACATGGTTGAAGGTGGCGGCTCAAGCACCATGTCTCAGGCCAAGCGCTGGCTTTACCAGAGACCACAAGCCAGTCACCAGCTGCTTCGCATCCTCACTGATGCTCTTGTCCCTTATCTGGTGGGACAAGTGGCTGCTGGTGCCCAG GCATTGCAGCTCTTTGAGTCCCATGCAGGGCATCTTGGCCCACAACTCTTCAGTAAGTTTGCACTGCCCTACATCCGTGATGTGTCCAAGCGAGTGAAGGCCGGGCTGCAGGAGGCAGGCCTGGCACCAGTGCCTATG ATCATCTTTGCTAAGGATGGACATTTTGCCCTGGAGGAGCTGGCCCAGGCTGGCTACGAGGTGGTTGGGCTTGACTGGACAGTGGCCCCCGAGAAAGCCCG GGAACGCGTGGGAAAGACGGTGACCCTGCAGGGCAACCTGGACCCCTGTGCCCTGTATGCATCTGAG GAGGAGATTGGGAAGCTGGTGCAGCAGATGCTGAATGACTTTGGGCCACAGCGCTACATTGCCAACCTGGGCCATGGACTTTACCCTGACATGGACCCGGAACATGTGGGAGCCTTTGTGGATGCCGTGCACAAACACTCTCGCCTGCTTCGACAGAATTGA
- the HECTD3 gene encoding E3 ubiquitin-protein ligase HECTD3: protein MAGPGPGAALESPRQLLGRVRFLAEAAKSLRAGRPLPAALAFVPREVLYKLYKDPAGPSRVLLPVWEAEGLGLRVGATGPAPGTGSGALRAARDSIELRRGACVRTTGEELCNGHGLWVKLTKEQLAEHLGDCGLDEGWLLVCRPAEGGARLVPIDTPDHLQRQQQLFGVDYRPVLRWEQVVDLTYSHRLGSRPQPAEAYTEAVQRLLYVPPTWTYECDEDLIHFLYDHLGKEDENLGSVKQYVESIDVSSYTEEFNVSCLTDSNADTYWESDGSQCQHWVRLTMKKGTIVKKLLLTVDTTDDNFMPKRVVVYGGEGDNLKKLSDVSIDETLIGDVCVLEDMTVHLPIIEIRIVECRDDGIDVRLRGVKIKSSRQRELGLNADLFQPTNLVRYPRLEGTDPEVLYRRAVLLQRFIKILDSVLHHLVPAWDHTLGTFSEIKQVKQFLLLSRQRPGLVAQCLRDSESSKPSFMPRLYINRRLAMEHRACPLRDPACKNAVFTQVYEGLKPSDKYEKPLDYRWPMRYDQWWECKFIAEGIIDQGGGFRDSLADMSEELCPSSADTPVPLPFFVRTANQGNGTGEARDMYVPNPSCRDFAKYEWIGQLMGAALRGKEFLVLALPGFVWKQLSGEEVSWSKDFPAVDSVLVKLLEVMEGMDKETFEFKFGKELTFTTVLSDQQVVELIPGGSGIVVGYEDRSRFIQLVQKARLEESKEQVAAMQAGLLKVVPQAVLDLLTWQELEKKVCGDPEVTVDALRKLTRFEDFEPSDTRVQYFWEALNNFTNEDRSRFLRFVTGRSRLPARIYIYPDKLGYETTDALPESSTCSSTLFLPHYASAKVCEEKLRYAAYNCVAIDTDMSPWEE, encoded by the exons ATGGCTGGCCCGGGTCCGGGCGCGGCGCTAGAGTCCCCGCGACAGCTGCTGGGCCGTGTACGCTTTCTGGCGGAGGCAGCGAAGAGCCTCCGTGCCGGGCGGCCGCTGCCGGCGGCGCTAGCTTTCGTGCCGCGCGAGGTGCTCTACAAGCTTTACAAGGACCCAGCGGGACCGTCGCGCGTGCTGCTGCCGGTGTGGGAGGCGGAAGGCCTGGGGCTGCGTGTGGGAGCCACGGGCCCGGCCCCCGGTACCGGCTCCGGGgccctccgcgcggcccgcgacaGCATCGAGCTGCGGCGCGGCGCTTGCGTGCGCACCACAGGCGAAGAGCTGTGCAACGGCCACGGGCTCTGGGTGAAGCTGACCAAG GAGCAGCTGGCGGAACACCTGGGCGACTGCGGGCTGGACGAAGGCTGGCTCCTGGTGTGCCGCCCAGCCGAGGGCGGGGCCCGCCTGGTACCCATCGACACTCCAGACCACCtccagcggcagcagcagctcttcGGAGTGGACTACCGCCCGGTGCTCAG ATGGGAACAGGTGGTGGACTTGACATACTCGCATCGCCTGGGATCAAGGCCTCAGCCGGCCGAGGCATACACTGAAGCTGTACAAAGGCTACT CTATGTGCCCCCGACGTGGACCTACGAGTGCGACGAGGACCTGATCCACTTCTTGTACGACCACCTGGGCAAGGAGGATGAGAACCTGGGTAGCGTGAAGCAGTATGTGGAGAGCATAGACGTTTCCTCCTACACG GAGGAGTTCAATGTGTCCTGCCTGACAGACAGCAACGCGGACACCTACTGGGAGAGCGATGGGTCCCAGTGCCAGCACTGGGTACGGCTGACCATGAAAAAGGGCACCATTGTCAA GAAACTACTACTCACGGTGGATACCACAGATGACAACTTTATGCCTAAGCGGGTGGTGGTCTATGGGGGTGAAGGGGACAACCTGAAGAAGCTGAGTGACGTGAGCATTGACGA GACCTTGATCGGGGACGTCTGTGTCCTGGAGGACATGACTGTCCACCTCCCAATCATCGAGATCCGCATCGTCGAGTGCCGAG ATGACGGGATTGATGTGCGTCTTCGAGGGGTCAAGATCAAGTCTTCTAGACAGCGAGAATTAGGGCTAAATGCAGACCTGTTTCAGCCCACCAATCTCGTGCGATACCCACGCCTAGAAGGCACTGACCCGGAAGTACTGTAccgcagagctgttctcctgcaGAG ATTCATAAAGATCTTAGACAGCGTCCTGCACCACCTGGTACCGGCCTGGGACCACACGCTGGGCACCTTTAGTGAGATTAAG CAAGTGAAGCAGTTCCTGCTTCTGTCACGCCAACGGCCaggcctggtggcccagtgcctGCGTGACTCAGAGAGCAGCAAGCCCAGCTTCATGCCACGTCTGTACATCAACCGGCGCCTCGCCATGGAACACCGTGCCTGCCCCTTACGGGATCCCGCCTGCAAGAATGCTGTCTTCACCCAG GTTTATGAAGGCCTCAAGCCCTCTGACAAGTATGAAAAGCCCCTGGACTACAG GTGGCCCATGCGCTATGACCagtggtgggagtgtaaattcatTGCAGAAGGCATCATTGACCAAG GAGGTGGTTTCCGGGACAGCTTGGCAGACATGTCAGAAGAACTGTGCCCTAGCTCGGCGGACACCCCTGTGCCTCTGCCTTTCTTTGTACGAACGGCCAACCAG GGCAATGGCACAGGCGAGGCCCGGGACATGTATGTGCCCAACCCCTCCTGCCGGGACTTTGCCAAGTATGAGTGGATCGGACAGCTGATGGGGGCTGCCCTTCGGGGTAAGGAGTTCCTG GTCCTGGCTCTGCCGGGTTTTGTGTGGAAGCAGCTCTCTGGTGAGGAGGTGAGCTGGAGCAAGGACTTCCCAGCTGTGGACTCTGTGCTG GTGAAGCTCTTGGAAGTGATGGAAGGAATGGACAAGGAGACATTTGAGTTCAAATTTGGGAAGGAGCTAACATTCACCACTGTGCTGAGTGATCAGCAGGTGGTGGAGCTGATCCCTGGGGGTTCCGGCATCGTGGTGGGATATGAGGACCGTTCCCGTTTCATCCAACTGGTGCAGAAGGCACGGCTAGAAGAGAGCAAGGAGCAG gTGGCAGCCATGCAGGCAGGTCTGCTGAAGGTGGTGCCCCAGGCTGTGCTGGACTTGCTGACGTGGCAAGAATTGGAGAAGAAGGTGTGCGGGGACCCAGAGGTCACTGTGGATGCCCTGCGCAAGCTCA CCCGGTTTGAGGACTTCGAGCCATCTGACACCCGGGTGCAGTATTTCTGGGAGGCACTGAACAACTTCACCAACG AGGACCGGAGCCGCTTCCTGCGCTTTGTCACCGGCCGCAGCCGTCTGCCGGCCCGGATCTACATCTACCCAGACAAGCTGGG CTATGAGACCACAGACGCGCTGCCCGAGTCTTCCACCTGCTCCAGCACCCTCTTCCTGCCGCACTATGCCAG CGCCAAGGTGTGTGAGGAGAAGCTCCGATACGCTGCCTACAACTGTGTGGCCATTGACACCGACATGAGCCCTTGGGAGGAGTGA